From the Candidatus Obscuribacterales bacterium genome, the window CCCTGAGGCTGCAGCGAAAAAGGCCGAGGCCATCACGCTGGCAACGGCCAATCCGCCGGGCAGCCTCGCCAGGTAAAGGCGCATGGCATGGAACAGGCCTTGGGTCATGTGGGTGGTGGTACACAGATACCCCATGAACAGGAACATCGGCGCGGCGGTCAACTCCCAAGTACCGGCGAAATCAAACGGGGTTGCGGAGATCATTCCCCAGGCAACGCGCACGCTGATCATCTCACTAATGCCAATGATCGAGACCAAGCCAAGAGCGATGCCGATTGGTACGCGCAGGGCGATCAGGGTCAAGGCAATGGCAATGCCTGCCACACCTATCTCGAGGTTACTCATCAGGAAACTCCTACGGGGCTTGGCGAAGTCGCAGCGCCTTGATCATATTGGCGAGGATTGCCAGGCACATAGCCGCAAAGCCAACCGGTAGTGCCCAGCGGCTAGGCCACAAATAGAATTTGAAGTTGGCCATGGCGGTTTCGAGTCGTAGCGTGGCGCTCAATGCATCAAGGTAACTCTGGTAGCAAAGCATGCCGAAATAGATCAGGCCGAGTGAGCCAGCGAATAGGTAAAACGTTAGCTGTAATGCAAGAGGGAGTCTTCCGACTACCACATCGACACTGATGTGCTCATGCTGAAGTTCGACATAGGCTAGCGGAAGGAAGACGACGGCGACCATATAGTAGAAAGAGACAACTTCCAAGGTGCCGGGGAAAGATTTCCCATATATGTATCGCAGCCCCACGTCGAGCGAGACATGCAGTGCCATCAGCACAAGGAACATAGCCGAAAGCACCAGAGCACTCTTGGCCACCCATTCAGCAAGGGTCTCGAAAGTTCTGGCTATCATT encodes:
- a CDS encoding TRAP transporter small permease; the encoded protein is MIARTFETLAEWVAKSALVLSAMFLVLMALHVSLDVGLRYIYGKSFPGTLEVVSFYYMVAVVFLPLAYVELQHEHISVDVVVGRLPLALQLTFYLFAGSLGLIYFGMLCYQSYLDALSATLRLETAMANFKFYLWPSRWALPVGFAAMCLAILANMIKALRLRQAP